From Lucilia cuprina isolate Lc7/37 chromosome 4, ASM2204524v1, whole genome shotgun sequence:
atgacaaaaaaaaaaaacaaactggaaaacctaaaatcggtTATTGATACAATAAGGATCCAATTGGGAAAATGTACAAcgttaattaagattttaatctatgaaaaatgtaatagttttcgagatgtgcaaaattttgtatttattgaatatcggaggtgccaagcccccatggaaagtccgcccgttattctctaaatattcacataaatgtcaaaaatcTTCATGTGCAATTTGCAGATTCTAGCTTTCATAGTTTCTGagatatatgaatttttctgtttaattcGTGTTTGGGTTCCAAGCAACGCGCTTCTCCCAGATGAAAGTCCTtccttttttctccaaaatgttcagatgattTATAAAGTTCTTTGCGCAAATTTGAAGAATAATGTTCTTTTACTTttagataaacaaaattttgtatttaattcatatgggagatatcAAGCCCcattctccaaaatgttcacaagtataatagtttcttagataaacaaatttttatatttaattcacatAAAAGTCTGcccttttttcttcaaaatgttcagataaatattaaagttctttgtgCAGAATTTGAAGAATTTAGTTATATTGGTTTTccagataaacaatttttcaatgtATTTAATTCATCTGGAGCTACTGCTCTCCTCATTGGTAGTCCGccattttattattcaaaaaaaagttttatctgTAATAGTTtcaaagataaacgaattttttatttaatttatgtggcAGGTGCCACGCCTCTTGCTGCTAGTCCGcctaatttttttcctaaataatcatgtaaaaatcttgtttttgcttaatatttgttttattttatgaaaattttaaaaaattaatttcctttttaatttctttattccTTTAGCCACTCTTTAACTAATTccttaagttttattttcgaAGCTTTCAGCTCTTCATTATCCTTGTCCGTAATGGAACCAAAATCTTTGCAATGAGCACGcactggaaaaaatatatatactgaTCAGTAATCTgtacaaaatatacttttaaaatttttaaaacttactaGGTATAATGGTAGCTTTGCCCTCTTCTTGAATACCCATTGCCCGCCAAGGATCCAATTGACCATGAGTCATATAGACATTTTCAACTTCAAGTTGTAGACCTCCAAAAAATTCATTCGtttttttaacttgattttcTATATATTCCTCCGTAAATTCTTCGCCATAAGCATCTTGACACAGAGTTGTATATAATTTAGCAGGGAATTTGGTACCAAACGGTTGTTGCATAGAGGCAGAGGTCTGATACCAACCATATTCATTGCAGGTTTGATAAAACCATTGACGTACTAaagagaatttaattaaaattttttctttaatttaaaattatttacattaaattctTACTCATGCCATTGCCAAACTTGGTATATTTAATATCTTCCACCGAGGTTTTATAGGTAATATcggtacaatttttattatcaaaataacGCAACATAAAATTGGTAAAACCTTTTAAGTCATCTTCGCCTTCCATGATTTTATTGCAGGCATTTTGTATGGTATTGCCACTAAGAAAGTTTAGAAAGTGAtttgatattttgatttaaatttacttttgacTTACTGATGATTTTGCACTATACCCGCAAATATATCCGAAATAGTGGAAAATAATACCCAAACATCTAATTCATTGCTATCATCAAAGCTGTCGCAGATATTTAAAGAACTCCTCAAATCGGCCGATCTATTTTCGGTTAACATTTTCTCCAGTTGTTGTATAGCATTTAATATACGATTGTAACAGGAATCACCGCCCACTAAACGTATGGACTCACCAGTAACTTCTTTATATTCTGTAATTAGACATGGACTtcaataaataatgttaaataattttgttattcctATACTCACCCACAAAATCTACCTTGGCAAACAGAGGTGCCGATGAGGCCCAACATCCTGTAGCCAAATCAGGATATAATTTCTTAAACCATGTCACCATGGTAGCCGAATATGAGCCACCACTTAATATGACTTTAGAATTTTCCATGCCCGGTATGGTGGTTTTCATGGTCCGTATAAAATGAGCCAAATCGGCCAAAGCCTGACGAACATGCAAATATTTCATGTTCTCATTAGATAGATCACTGAAGTAGAGattgtttttaatagaatatgAAAAGATTTTCTTTGGCAAAAGTGCATTACCTTACGGGTCTACTTTTACCATAATAACGATGTTCTGTATAGAATAAATAGGCATTATTTTCTTTAGCCATATCATACATATGACCACTACTAATGGAACCCGGTGATATAGTCCATTCTCCACCAACGTGTATAAATAAGGGGCCACCTTCTTGATAGAATTCATCATTGGCCATATAACgctgaaataatattaatattggtTTTTTTATATCTCTATAAATTTGAAACTTTTGAACGATTCTTGCTATCATggttgtttttagaaaaagtggTTCTTCGAGTCttgattttaaaagtttctgaattcattttaaatttttgctattaagattttttatttatttgtatcttcctgatttctcttaaaaaaggtaaaagtggtttaattaattaaagaaaatctgtcatataatttcctgtaaaaattcgctttttgtacaaaaattccGAAAATCTGGAGAATTCCCTTAAATAGTtgtctaattaaaatttaagaaaaatggtccttcgaactttgattttatactttattgagttttgttatattgtttatttctttaagttttattatttcttttaatctaTTGGATTTCactttaagaaattaaattggttttaatttcaatttaattgtattttgaaaaatttggtcATTCGAGCCACgattttgaaattaagttaattataaccagttaatttattttaattaattttttgttaactcAAAATCATTTctcattttcatagaaatattaatttgtgGAATATGTTCCATTCAAAACTATGAAGaaaaatggtccttcgaaccatTTTGATactttagttattattttttttttaaattttaatttttaattcaaaagttttcttcacaatatttattttttgttaattttttttttgaaacaataagTCCTTCGAATCGTGATGCTTcgtatttttcaataatttttaaataatgggTCCTTCGAAtcgtaatatttctttaaccgtttagtttaaaatattcgtttaatttatattattagtaTATTTATTACTGTATTTGACTGGTCCTTCGAACcacagtttttctttaaagtttcaCTATAATTACTTTCTAAGAAACATGCTCCTTCGAACCATGATATCGTGGTttagttttataagtttttagtttaaaaatttattttttcttttaaattctatttttttttttaaattcgaaattttttttaaatcatggtCCTTCGAACCATGATATCGTGATttagttttataagtttttagtttaaaactttaattttttttaactccaaaaacattttttattaaaatggtccttcgaaccatATTTCATTGTTACCATTTGCCACGTTCTATTATCATTCTCATTAAAATGATCCAATTTTTGTTCTATCCATTTGGTTTCCACATGAGCACGAGTAGAACCTCGTGGACCGGGATCACGATGCAAATTTCTAAAAGCTCTCAAGAAAACATGATCGCcacaaacaacatttaaagATGTAAATAGTAAAATTGAAACcactaatttaattaaaataaatttaaacattttttaacaactttgcACAAAACTACAATTTGATTTAGGGGTTAATGTAAGGAAATTTTAAAggctttatatatataataacagCTCTATACATTGGAAatcatagaaaactttatctcttaaccattttaaaagtaaaagggCGTAGTTTAacgaaaagtaaatttaatagcAACCCAAgggttttattttcaattttatgttattttttatactcagttctagtttaccCTTTCTGGGTAGTGCGCCTCTGCTGGCATTTTCAAAAGTTGTAGTACTTCATGCTGTTATTTGACCTAAACCTCCATAGATATGTGTTAAATAAACTACTCAAACTTTTACTAGTAATATAATTATCTATTATAGAATACTTGTTAAAAGTTTCGCACTTATTTAATTGCTTgttaaacttaatttataaaatagttaacaacatatattaactttttttttaaaaataagtagtttagaaatgtttgaaatttttaagattaaaatttttaatgaaatttttgatgtttttttgctatttgaaattcaaaacacgttatttttgttagaaacaaatttggaaattttattattttgtttgtttaatttataaataactagAGCAAAAGTTTAGATTTTAACCATAAAATTAGCAACTTATTTAAATAAGAGAAATCTACaggaatttccaaaaaaaaaaaaaaaatatatacatatgtaaaatttgGCTTTATATATGAAGATGGACAGTTCAAGAACCTTTCCGATATGCAAtgccattttaaaaatttgaaatttcaaagatctattaaaatatatagaaaaatttaaggtCCTTCGTACTGCTCACCCATTTTATAGGAACTAGGGAAACATATTTACAGTTTATTGGATTACGATGACTGTATAGTTTAGAAACAACTTTGATCTTTATCTAAAGTCTATATGGACTATAAATATTGTGGCGACTATTTATGTcgactaaattttataaactattgCCTAATGATTACATCGACTATGCGCGGGATAATATACAATTAAAGGCTGTAGGCCAGACGCGGACCAAGCTCATGTATTTGGGAAGGGTTAAATTTCCTCTTTATCCTTATTCCCAGTAGATCTTTAGATTACTTCCTCCATGTTTCCTTGATAAGCGATTCTCATCTTAGTGTAATGCAAGCCCGGAACTCTTATCCGCCGGGACTTTAAACGGGTTATGATGCTTCACTCCTCAGACTTTTCTTGGAATGATTTAACATAGATTCGAACTAAAGAaatgactttttgcatttaggtaaaagtcgacttttcgacgttttgcatttagttaaaagtcgatttttcaactttttgcattttatgcaaagtcaatttttcgagttttttagttagttaaaagtcgacttttagacttatcgacttttagtatttcgtaaatagtcgactttttgacttttttcgactattttcgattttttccgaatttttgaatatattcgactattttcgactttttgactatttttcgattttttttcgacttttcgactatttaagacttgtcgacgatttttgactttttccgactgtctcttttcgacttttttcacagacgatagtcaagttatcaactttttttggaacaaaatagtcgacttcgacttttcgattgtgtgaactaagcgttggaaatgagttggtgttaaatgtatatgatacggcATTAATGTAGTGGTATATGGGTCTTGTCAGACCTGTTTTTTATGAGTATGTCGGGTGAATGAGAAGTGTTTTAGCTTCAAAGATGATGGATCCTTTACAAGAGATACCATTGAAATTTCCTTTTTGTCCACGTATGTTGACAGATTTTCTATAGTGTCTTCTATGTGAGTAATAACAAAGTCCTTGTCTTATAGATTTTACTGATTACAGTCTagagactatatagtctatatccATATCGACCATATTCTAGAGAATATATCGACTCCGTTCTAAGGAGTACATCGACTATAGTTTAAGGTCTCTATTGACTATAGTATAAGCCTATATcgactataattttaaaaattcattgacTACATTCCAGAGACTATAGCTGTTATAGTCAGAAGCAAGCGCGATTTCACGTGGGACGggtatttaaaggaaaatttctcGCCCCAAACTGAATAGTTTcgatacaaaatataaaaataaaaaatgaacataagtaaaaaataaaaaggctaTATCAAAAATAGCCCACGAACTTGATAATATATGGGGAACTTTAGAATATATCCAGAACTTAACAATATATCGAGAGCTttgagaatttattaaaaatttgagaaTATATCGGCTATTGTCTTGAGctatatagatttttgtttacTGCAATAAAAACGATGTATCGACCATAGCAAGGGGATACGAAAATGATACAAATTCGTATTGCttagaagaaaaatattgttgcgGCAATAATCATATTCCTATTGAGCAAGATACagttcttctagaagataaaaaagtaaaattgctagataataagttttatagaaaaaaggaGATATCTTCAAATAATCTTCTggaagataaataaaatatatctttatgatgaaaaaaataa
This genomic window contains:
- the LOC111681822 gene encoding putative serine protease K12H4.7, translated to MFKFILIKLVVSILLFTSLNVVCGDHVFLRAFRNLHRDPGPRGSTRAHVETKWIEQKLDHFNENDNRTWQMRYMANDEFYQEGGPLFIHVGGEWTISPGSISSGHMYDMAKENNAYLFYTEHRYYGKSRPVSDLSNENMKYLHVRQALADLAHFIRTMKTTIPGMENSKVILSGGSYSATMVTWFKKLYPDLATGCWASSAPLFAKVDFVEYKEVTGESIRLVGGDSCYNRILNAIQQLEKMLTENRSADLRSSLNICDSFDDSNELDVWVLFSTISDIFAGIVQNHHGNTIQNACNKIMEGEDDLKGFTNFMLRYFDNKNCTDITYKTSVEDIKYTKFGNGMIRQWFYQTCNEYGWYQTSASMQQPFGTKFPAKLYTTLCQDAYGEEFTEEYIENQVKKTNEFFGGLQLEVENVYMTHGQLDPWRAMGIQEEGKATIIPMRAHCKDFGSITDKDNEELKASKIKLKELVKEWLKE